In a single window of the Terrirubrum flagellatum genome:
- a CDS encoding Flp family type IVb pilin → MFKRFLTDEAGATALEEALVTAFVALALLGVAGVGGKKLIAVFLEAAEQLGGGSGGTPPTK, encoded by the coding sequence ATGTTCAAGAGGTTCCTGACGGACGAGGCCGGCGCGACCGCGCTGGAAGAGGCGCTGGTGACGGCTTTCGTCGCCCTGGCGCTGCTCGGTGTCGCAGGGGTCGGGGGCAAGAAACTCATCGCCGTTTTTCTGGAAGCCGCAGAACAGCTTGGCGGCGGAAGCGGCGGAACGCCTCCAACAAAGTAG
- a CDS encoding EVE domain-containing protein, which produces MTRFWIGVASAAHVRIGRAQGFMQVNHGKAAPLRRVRPGDGIVYYSPTVTLRGEDRLQAFTAIGTVRDREPYRGEMGGGFEPFRRDVDWAGAEEAPIKPLLEELEFTKGKSNWGYQLRFGLFEISEQDFAAIARAMKARIAL; this is translated from the coding sequence ATGACAAGGTTCTGGATCGGCGTCGCGTCGGCCGCGCATGTCCGGATCGGGCGCGCGCAGGGCTTCATGCAGGTGAATCACGGGAAGGCCGCGCCGCTCCGGCGCGTCCGTCCCGGCGACGGCATCGTCTATTACTCGCCGACCGTGACGCTGCGCGGCGAGGATCGCCTGCAAGCGTTCACGGCGATCGGAACGGTTCGGGATCGCGAGCCCTATCGCGGCGAGATGGGCGGCGGCTTCGAGCCGTTTCGCCGCGACGTCGACTGGGCTGGGGCGGAGGAAGCGCCGATCAAGCCGCTGCTCGAGGAGCTCGAATTCACGAAAGGCAAATCGAACTGGGGTTATCAGTTGCGATTTGGGTTGTTCGAGATTTCCGAGCAGGATTTCGCGGCGATCGCGCGCGCGATGAAGGCGCGCATCGCTTTATGA
- a CDS encoding helix-turn-helix transcriptional regulator, producing the protein MTHETNFAAKLRWWRERRSLSQLALAARAGISQKHLSFLELERAAPSREMIDRLAQALDLPLRPYNALLLAAGFAPEWRERDLASPDMAQIAGALDYMLAQQEPYPALVVDRCWNLLKSNGAAVRMVEFLVGPIAPGTAINLADALVAPDVLRPHLVNWPQVVRHFIRSVEADAAADEAPEMTALLDRLLSYKGVRAALDQDSIRSDSSPVLAMHFRKRDASLRLFTTIATLGTPQDITLQGLRIECFFPMDEATAEIFRSWAKAPLTPSRPSVRSRS; encoded by the coding sequence ATGACGCATGAGACGAATTTCGCGGCAAAGCTCAGATGGTGGCGAGAGCGCCGCTCGCTCTCGCAACTCGCGCTCGCCGCGCGCGCTGGAATCTCACAGAAGCATTTGAGCTTTCTCGAGCTTGAGCGCGCGGCGCCGAGCCGCGAGATGATTGATCGGCTGGCGCAAGCGCTCGATCTTCCGCTCAGACCGTACAACGCCTTGCTGCTTGCCGCGGGCTTCGCGCCGGAATGGCGCGAACGCGATCTCGCATCCCCGGACATGGCGCAGATCGCAGGCGCCCTCGACTATATGCTGGCGCAGCAGGAGCCTTATCCCGCCCTTGTCGTCGATCGCTGCTGGAATCTGCTCAAGAGCAACGGAGCGGCCGTGCGAATGGTCGAATTCCTTGTCGGCCCGATCGCGCCGGGAACCGCCATTAATCTCGCCGACGCGCTTGTCGCGCCCGATGTCCTGCGGCCGCATCTCGTGAACTGGCCGCAGGTCGTGCGTCATTTCATCCGCAGCGTCGAGGCGGACGCCGCGGCGGACGAAGCGCCCGAGATGACGGCGCTGCTCGATCGATTGCTGAGCTACAAGGGCGTTCGCGCCGCGCTCGATCAAGACTCGATCCGGAGCGATTCAAGCCCGGTGCTCGCGATGCACTTTCGCAAGCGCGATGCGTCGCTGCGTCTCTTCACCACCATCGCGACGCTTGGCACGCCGCAGGATATCACTTTGCAAGGCTTGCGGATCGAATGCTTCTTCCCGATGGACGAAGCGACGGCCGAGATTTTCCGGAGTTGGGCGAAGGCGCCGCTTACGCCATCTCGACCGTCAGTCCGTTCTCGATCGTGA
- a CDS encoding VOC family protein, with protein sequence MPNPNFLLLFVDSPKASADFYAGLFDRPPVESSPTFAMFALESGLMLGLWSRHTAEPRPAALAGGGELGLTVADAGAVDATFSNWKARGVSMLQQPTDMDFGRTFVALDPDGHRLRVFSAPQG encoded by the coding sequence ATGCCAAACCCGAATTTCCTGCTGCTCTTTGTCGACAGCCCCAAGGCCAGCGCCGATTTCTACGCCGGCCTGTTCGACCGGCCGCCGGTCGAATCCTCGCCGACCTTCGCGATGTTCGCCCTCGAGTCCGGCCTGATGCTCGGCCTCTGGTCGCGCCATACGGCCGAGCCCAGGCCGGCCGCTCTGGCCGGTGGCGGGGAGCTTGGCCTCACCGTCGCGGACGCGGGGGCTGTCGACGCGACGTTCTCGAACTGGAAGGCGCGCGGCGTCTCGATGCTGCAGCAGCCGACCGACATGGATTTCGGCCGCACCTTCGTCGCGCTCGACCCTGACGGTCATCGGCTGCGCGTCTTCTCCGCTCCCCAGGGATGA
- a CDS encoding lipoprotein-releasing ABC transporter permease subunit, whose translation MAQAAAPLDTRAFAPFELVFAGRYLRARRQGGSLSVVALFSFIGIMLGVATLIVVLSVMNGFRKELLSKIIGVNGHAFVTPIDRPLTDYSEVAARLSKTPGVTLALPVVEGQAFASGVSQGGSGVYARGVREQDIVRIPYIANNVRSGSLANFDAEKGVAIGRRLADQLGLYVGDSLTLISPRGTSTPFGVAPRVKSYPVVAIFEIGMSEYDTLLLFMPFEEAQTFFNRDDDASSIEIYVDDPDRMDRYRPVIEEAIGRPGVVADWRQRNRSYFSALEVERNVMFLILTLIVLVATLNVISGLIILVRDKAQDIAVLRTMGATRGAILRIFLMTGCAIGAAGTFAGFLLGVVFCWRIQAIQRFLSWVTGTQLWDPTVRFLTEIPAEMNPREIAAVVVVTMVLSLLATLYPSWKAAKTDPVEALRYG comes from the coding sequence ATGGCTCAGGCCGCCGCGCCGCTCGACACGCGCGCTTTCGCGCCGTTCGAGCTTGTCTTCGCCGGCCGCTATCTGCGCGCGCGCCGGCAGGGCGGATCGCTGTCGGTCGTCGCGCTGTTCTCGTTCATAGGGATCATGCTGGGCGTCGCGACGCTGATCGTCGTGCTCTCCGTCATGAACGGATTCCGCAAGGAGCTTCTGTCGAAGATCATCGGCGTCAACGGCCACGCCTTCGTGACGCCTATCGACCGCCCGCTCACCGATTATTCCGAAGTCGCGGCGCGATTGTCGAAGACGCCGGGCGTCACGCTCGCCTTGCCCGTGGTCGAGGGACAGGCTTTCGCCTCAGGGGTGAGCCAGGGCGGCAGCGGCGTCTATGCGCGCGGCGTGCGCGAGCAGGACATCGTCCGCATACCCTATATCGCCAATAATGTGCGCAGCGGATCGTTGGCGAATTTCGATGCGGAGAAGGGCGTCGCGATCGGGCGGCGTCTCGCCGACCAGCTTGGCCTCTATGTCGGGGATTCGCTGACTCTCATCAGCCCGCGCGGAACCTCGACGCCGTTCGGCGTCGCTCCGCGCGTGAAATCCTATCCCGTCGTCGCGATCTTCGAGATCGGCATGTCGGAGTATGACACGCTGCTGCTGTTCATGCCGTTCGAGGAGGCGCAGACCTTCTTCAACCGCGACGACGACGCGTCCTCGATCGAGATCTATGTCGATGATCCCGATCGCATGGACCGCTATCGTCCCGTCATCGAAGAGGCGATCGGCCGGCCCGGCGTCGTCGCCGACTGGCGCCAGCGCAACCGCAGCTATTTCTCGGCGCTCGAAGTCGAGCGCAATGTGATGTTCCTGATCCTGACGCTGATCGTGCTGGTCGCAACGCTCAATGTTATTTCAGGGTTGATCATCCTCGTGCGCGACAAGGCGCAGGACATCGCGGTGCTGCGTACGATGGGCGCGACGCGCGGCGCGATCCTGCGGATTTTCCTCATGACCGGTTGCGCGATCGGCGCCGCCGGCACCTTCGCGGGCTTTCTTCTCGGCGTCGTCTTCTGCTGGCGCATCCAGGCGATCCAGCGCTTCCTGTCCTGGGTGACGGGCACGCAATTATGGGACCCGACAGTCCGATTTCTCACGGAGATTCCGGCGGAGATGAATCCGCGCGAGATCGCAGCCGTCGTTGTCGTGACGATGGTGCTGTCGTTGCTCGCGACGCTTTATCCCTCATGGAAGGCCGCGAAGACGGACCCGGTCGAGGCGCTGCGTTATGGCTGA
- a CDS encoding ABC transporter ATP-binding protein has product MADAGPQQSPSAAQKQAEPALFLSQVARRYREGEGSLEILRGADLALWPGEAVALVAPSGAGKSTLLHVAGLLDKPDEGEVFVGGAPTVALDDARRTAMRRHDIGFVYQFHHLLPEFTALENVAIPQMIAGLSQRQADARAKELLDYLGLGKRLTHRPAELSGGEQQRVALARAVANAPRVLLADEPTGNLDPKTADHVFVTLVELARATNLAALIATHNMDFAARLDRRITIENGLTVEMA; this is encoded by the coding sequence ATGGCTGACGCCGGTCCGCAGCAATCGCCATCGGCGGCGCAGAAGCAGGCCGAGCCGGCGCTGTTCCTGTCGCAGGTCGCGCGCCGCTATCGCGAAGGCGAGGGCTCGCTTGAAATCCTGAGAGGCGCCGATCTCGCGCTCTGGCCCGGCGAAGCGGTGGCGCTGGTTGCGCCGTCGGGCGCGGGCAAATCAACGCTGCTGCATGTGGCGGGGCTGCTCGACAAGCCTGATGAAGGCGAGGTCTTCGTCGGCGGCGCGCCGACAGTCGCGCTCGATGACGCCAGGCGCACCGCGATGCGCCGCCACGACATCGGCTTTGTCTATCAGTTTCATCACCTGCTGCCGGAATTCACCGCGCTCGAAAATGTCGCGATCCCGCAGATGATTGCGGGCCTGAGCCAAAGGCAGGCGGACGCGCGCGCCAAGGAACTGCTCGACTATCTCGGGCTCGGCAAGCGCCTCACCCATCGCCCCGCGGAACTGTCGGGCGGCGAGCAGCAGCGCGTCGCGCTCGCGCGCGCCGTCGCCAACGCGCCGCGCGTGCTGCTGGCGGACGAGCCGACAGGCAATCTCGATCCCAAGACCGCGGACCATGTGTTCGTGACGCTTGTCGAACTCGCGCGCGCCACCAATCTCGCGGCGCTGATCGCGACCCACAACATGGATTTCGCGGCGCGGCTCGACCGCCGCATCACGATCGAGAACGGACTGACGGTCGAGATGGCGTAA
- a CDS encoding DUF1467 family protein: protein MSISIPWGSLIAIYFVVWWVLLFAVLPFGVRSQAEAGEIAPGTEPGAPVAPQLVRKAIWTSIVALAATAVIALYGGQLLDWAA from the coding sequence ATGTCGATCTCGATTCCATGGGGCAGCCTCATCGCGATCTATTTCGTCGTCTGGTGGGTGCTGCTGTTCGCCGTGCTGCCGTTCGGCGTGCGCAGCCAGGCCGAGGCCGGTGAAATTGCGCCGGGAACCGAACCGGGCGCGCCGGTCGCGCCGCAGCTCGTGAGGAAAGCGATCTGGACGAGCATCGTGGCGCTCGCCGCGACGGCCGTGATCGCGCTGTATGGCGGCCAGCTTCTCGATTGGGCGGCCTGA
- a CDS encoding C13 family peptidase, with product MLERVCAFLFAALLFCAGGDASAQRVHYLGVAASNEQNVFINEANGAASVLAQKYPLASSATISNGFGVGADLAGIRNAIFEAAGRMDRERDILFLLVTSHGVKGRGVVLRGPGLLQVLTPGQLRSFLAEAGVKNRVVVISACYSGQFIGPLSGPTSAVITASDAAHPSFGCQNDRNYTWFGEALFSEAMPRARDLRSAFAIARQTVTAWERRDGQIPSNPQMSMGGQAARMLAAAR from the coding sequence ATGCTTGAACGCGTCTGCGCTTTTCTGTTTGCGGCGTTGCTCTTCTGCGCCGGCGGCGATGCGAGCGCCCAGCGCGTCCATTATCTCGGCGTCGCCGCCTCGAACGAGCAGAATGTGTTCATCAACGAGGCGAACGGCGCCGCAAGCGTGCTGGCGCAGAAATATCCGCTGGCGTCGAGCGCCACGATCTCGAACGGCTTCGGCGTGGGAGCCGATCTTGCCGGCATTCGCAACGCGATCTTCGAGGCCGCCGGACGGATGGATCGCGAGCGCGACATCCTGTTCCTGCTGGTGACCTCGCATGGCGTCAAAGGGCGCGGCGTCGTGCTGCGCGGGCCGGGCCTGCTGCAGGTGCTGACGCCCGGTCAGCTCAGGAGTTTCCTTGCCGAAGCCGGCGTGAAGAATCGCGTCGTGGTGATTTCCGCCTGCTATTCCGGCCAGTTCATCGGGCCGCTGTCGGGACCGACGAGCGCCGTGATCACCGCATCTGATGCCGCGCATCCTTCGTTCGGATGCCAGAACGACCGCAACTACACCTGGTTCGGCGAAGCCTTGTTCAGCGAGGCGATGCCACGGGCGCGCGATCTGCGCTCGGCCTTCGCCATCGCCCGGCAGACGGTCACCGCCTGGGAGCGTCGCGACGGCCAGATCCCCTCGAATCCGCAGATGAGCATGGGCGGGCAGGCGGCGCGGATGCTCGCGGCGGCGCGCTGA
- the ppx gene encoding exopolyphosphatase, with amino-acid sequence MAKTPGAQGRLDVGDPVAIIDIGSNSVRLVAYEGLTRAPTSIFNEKAMCALGKGVAITGRLNDQAIEKALAALARYRVLCDTMQVKHLHVVATAAARDASNGPEFIARAEAVLGQRIELLSGKREAQLSALGVASGFYRADGIVGDLGGGSLELIDVKGHRVGAGKTTPLGGLALQDASRDSIKEARKIVRKALEGVDALDSGKGRAFYMVGGTWRSLTTLHIHQLGYPLHVTHGYVMQAQDAVDFADLVQRVEPDMLDSIEKISAARRPLLAYGAVVLEEVIKRAKPSQVIMSAMGVREGLLFEFLDEQTRELDPLLSAARELNILRSRAPRHGEDLIAWTDHFMRSSRLEETAEEKRLRHAACLLADIGWRAHPDYRGEQSLNIIAHAAFVGVDHPGRAYIALSIFHRHMGLDDEVSPRIRELCSTRMIDRARILGALMRVAYLVSAAMPDVLARTPLQVEGGQVALDLPADLAPLASDRLFNRLKQLARVVGRLPALRVASAPAGEAKIA; translated from the coding sequence ATGGCTAAAACGCCTGGAGCGCAGGGACGACTCGATGTCGGAGATCCTGTTGCGATCATCGATATCGGCTCGAACTCGGTGCGCCTGGTCGCCTATGAGGGGCTGACGCGCGCGCCGACATCGATCTTCAACGAAAAGGCGATGTGCGCGCTCGGCAAGGGCGTCGCGATCACCGGTCGCCTCAATGATCAGGCGATCGAAAAAGCCTTGGCGGCGCTCGCTCGCTATCGCGTGCTATGCGACACGATGCAGGTCAAGCATCTGCACGTCGTCGCGACCGCCGCAGCGCGCGACGCCTCGAACGGCCCTGAATTCATCGCGCGCGCCGAAGCGGTGCTCGGCCAGCGGATCGAGTTGCTGTCGGGCAAGCGCGAGGCGCAGTTGTCGGCGCTCGGCGTCGCTTCGGGCTTCTACAGGGCCGACGGAATCGTCGGCGATCTCGGCGGCGGCAGCCTCGAACTGATCGACGTGAAGGGACATCGCGTCGGCGCCGGCAAGACCACGCCGCTCGGCGGCCTTGCGCTGCAGGACGCATCTCGCGACTCCATCAAGGAAGCGCGCAAGATCGTGCGCAAGGCGCTGGAAGGCGTCGATGCGCTGGACTCCGGCAAGGGCCGCGCTTTCTACATGGTCGGCGGCACCTGGCGGTCGCTGACCACGCTGCATATCCATCAGCTCGGTTATCCCCTGCATGTGACCCACGGCTATGTCATGCAGGCGCAGGACGCGGTTGATTTCGCCGATCTCGTGCAGCGCGTCGAACCTGATATGCTGGACTCGATCGAGAAGATCTCCGCCGCGCGGCGCCCGCTGCTCGCCTATGGCGCCGTGGTGCTGGAAGAAGTGATCAAGCGCGCGAAGCCTTCGCAGGTGATCATGTCGGCGATGGGCGTGCGCGAGGGGCTGCTGTTTGAATTTCTCGACGAGCAGACCCGCGAACTCGATCCGCTTCTGTCGGCGGCGCGTGAACTGAACATCCTGCGCTCGCGCGCCCCGCGCCATGGCGAAGATCTGATCGCCTGGACCGATCATTTCATGCGCTCGTCGAGGCTCGAAGAGACGGCGGAGGAGAAGCGGTTGCGCCACGCCGCCTGCCTGCTGGCCGACATCGGCTGGCGCGCGCATCCGGACTATCGCGGCGAACAGAGCCTCAACATCATCGCCCATGCGGCCTTCGTCGGAGTGGACCATCCCGGCCGGGCCTATATCGCGCTCTCGATCTTCCACAGGCATATGGGTCTCGACGATGAGGTGTCGCCGCGCATCCGCGAGCTTTGCAGCACAAGGATGATCGACCGCGCCCGCATCCTCGGCGCGCTGATGCGCGTCGCCTATCTCGTCTCGGCGGCCATGCCCGACGTGTTGGCCCGGACGCCGCTGCAGGTGGAGGGCGGACAGGTCGCGCTCGATCTGCCGGCCGATCTTGCTCCTCTGGCGAGCGACCGGCTGTTCAACCGGCTGAAGCAGCTCGCGCGGGTGGTTGGACGGCTTCCGGCGCTGCGCGTGGCGAGCGCGCCCGCCGGTGAGGCGAAAATCGCCTGA
- the proS gene encoding proline--tRNA ligase, translating into MRLTRYFLPILRETPKEAEIVSHRLMLRAGMIRQQAAGSYSWLPLGLRVLDKINRVIREEQNRSGAIELLMPTIQSADLWRESGRYEAYGKEMLRIRDRHDREMLYGPTNEEMITDILRAYVKSYKDLPLNLYHIQWKFRDEVRPRFGVMRSREFLMKDAYSFDLDQAGARHSYNKMFIAYLRTFARLGLKAIPMRADTGPIGGDLSHEFIILASTGESEVFCHKDYLDFGTPAEDTPFDEIGRVQEIVDKWTSLYAATSEMHDEAAFNAIPEDRRASARGIEVGHIFYFGTKYSEPMKANVATPDGQQVPIHGGSYGIGPSRLTAALIEASHDDAGIIWPDAAAPFSVALLNLKQGDSATDGACASLYQSLTAKGFDVLYDDRDERPGAKFATADLIGIPWQIMVGPRGLADGKVEIKRRATGERTLVPLADAVAAISI; encoded by the coding sequence ATGCGTCTGACCCGATATTTCCTGCCGATCCTGCGCGAGACTCCCAAGGAGGCGGAGATCGTCTCGCATCGGCTGATGCTGCGCGCGGGCATGATCCGACAGCAGGCGGCGGGCAGCTATTCCTGGCTGCCGCTCGGCCTGCGCGTGCTCGACAAGATCAACCGCGTGATCCGCGAAGAGCAGAATCGTTCGGGCGCGATCGAGCTTCTGATGCCGACGATTCAGTCCGCCGATCTCTGGCGCGAGTCGGGCCGCTATGAAGCTTATGGCAAGGAGATGCTGCGCATCCGCGATCGCCATGATCGCGAGATGCTGTACGGGCCGACCAACGAGGAGATGATCACCGACATCCTGCGGGCCTATGTGAAGAGCTACAAGGATCTGCCGCTCAATCTCTATCATATCCAGTGGAAGTTCCGGGACGAGGTGAGGCCGCGCTTCGGTGTGATGCGCTCGCGCGAATTCCTGATGAAGGACGCCTATTCCTTCGATCTCGATCAGGCCGGCGCGCGCCACTCCTACAACAAGATGTTCATCGCCTATCTCCGGACCTTCGCGCGTCTCGGTCTGAAGGCGATTCCCATGCGCGCCGACACCGGCCCGATCGGCGGCGATCTGAGCCACGAATTCATCATCCTCGCCTCGACCGGCGAGAGCGAAGTCTTCTGCCATAAGGATTATCTCGATTTCGGGACGCCCGCCGAGGATACGCCGTTCGATGAGATCGGCCGCGTGCAGGAGATCGTCGACAAATGGACGTCGCTCTACGCCGCGACATCGGAGATGCATGACGAAGCGGCGTTCAATGCGATCCCCGAGGACCGTCGCGCCTCGGCGCGCGGCATCGAGGTCGGTCATATTTTCTACTTCGGCACGAAGTATTCCGAGCCGATGAAAGCCAACGTCGCGACGCCCGACGGTCAGCAGGTTCCGATCCATGGCGGCTCCTACGGCATTGGTCCGTCGCGTCTGACCGCGGCGCTCATCGAGGCGAGCCATGACGACGCCGGCATCATCTGGCCAGACGCGGCGGCGCCTTTCTCGGTTGCGTTGCTCAACCTGAAGCAGGGCGATTCCGCCACCGACGGCGCCTGCGCCAGCCTCTACCAATCGCTGACGGCGAAGGGGTTCGACGTGCTCTATGACGATCGCGACGAGCGGCCGGGCGCGAAGTTCGCGACCGCTGATCTCATCGGCATTCCCTGGCAGATCATGGTCGGCCCGCGCGGGCTCGCCGACGGCAAGGTCGAGATCAAGCGGCGCGCCACCGGCGAACGCACGCTGGTTCCGCTCGCCGACGCCGTCGCGGCGATCTCGATCTAA
- a CDS encoding LysE family translocator, which produces MNGGVMLGPLILFAAAMCLTPGPNVVMVTASAATFGFRRAIPHILGVTFGFAVIVMAAGLGVASLLHAEPRLHALLKYAGAAYLLYLAWRIARADAASGDKARGRPINFVEATLFQWVNPKGWMTAIGALATYTTVGGDAIRETSLITSVLVAACFASAAFWGGFGAAIAQLLGDPCAHRIFNWSMASLLVLSLIPVFW; this is translated from the coding sequence ATGAATGGCGGCGTGATGCTCGGTCCCTTGATCCTGTTCGCAGCGGCGATGTGCCTGACGCCAGGACCGAACGTCGTCATGGTCACGGCGTCGGCTGCGACGTTCGGCTTTCGCCGCGCGATCCCGCATATTCTTGGCGTCACATTTGGCTTCGCCGTGATCGTCATGGCCGCTGGCCTCGGTGTCGCCAGCCTTCTTCATGCGGAGCCGCGTCTGCATGCGCTGCTGAAATATGCTGGCGCCGCTTATCTGCTTTATCTTGCCTGGCGCATCGCGCGCGCTGACGCGGCTAGCGGCGACAAAGCGCGGGGCAGGCCGATCAATTTCGTCGAAGCAACGCTTTTCCAATGGGTCAATCCCAAGGGGTGGATGACGGCCATTGGCGCCCTTGCGACCTACACGACGGTTGGCGGCGACGCTATACGCGAGACGTCGCTGATCACGAGCGTGCTTGTTGCGGCCTGCTTTGCATCGGCCGCGTTCTGGGGCGGATTTGGCGCGGCGATCGCGCAGCTCCTCGGTGATCCATGCGCTCACAGGATATTCAACTGGTCGATGGCCAGCTTGCTCGTGCTGTCGCTTATCCCGGTGTTCTGGTGA
- the mce gene encoding methylmalonyl-CoA epimerase yields the protein MIGRLNHVAIAVRDLAAATATYRDLLGAKVSAPLPQPEHGVTVIFVELPNTKVELLEPLGADSPIAKFLERNADGGIHHICYEVDDIIAARDRLKAGGARVLGSGEPRIGAHGKPVLFLHPKDFNGTLVELEQA from the coding sequence ATGATCGGCCGTCTTAACCATGTGGCGATCGCTGTGCGGGATCTCGCCGCCGCGACCGCGACCTATCGCGACCTTCTCGGGGCGAAAGTGTCGGCGCCGCTGCCGCAGCCCGAGCATGGCGTCACAGTCATCTTCGTCGAGCTTCCCAACACCAAGGTCGAGCTGCTCGAACCGCTCGGCGCGGACTCGCCGATCGCGAAGTTCCTCGAACGCAACGCCGATGGCGGCATCCACCACATTTGCTACGAGGTGGACGACATCATCGCGGCGCGCGATCGGTTGAAGGCGGGCGGGGCGCGCGTGCTGGGCTCCGGCGAGCCGCGCATCGGCGCCCATGGCAAGCCGGTTCTATTTCTGCACCCGAAGGACTTCAACGGAACGCTCGTCGAGCTCGAGCAGGCCTGA
- a CDS encoding YafY family protein, with product MARSERLLDLLQVLRRHRRPVSGQSLAEELGISIRTLYRDIATLQAQGAGIEGEPGVGYVLKPGFMLPPLMFAEEELEALVLGSRWVADRADERLGLAARNALAKIAAVLPPDLRADLDASTLLVGPGERLVPDSVDLAVVRKSIRSERKLRISYRDRDGAPTERAIWPFALGYFDRVRVVVAWCELRQGFRNFRADRINILEATDIRYPRRRQALLKEWREAENIPPPPD from the coding sequence ATGGCGCGATCGGAACGCCTCCTCGATCTGCTGCAGGTCCTGCGCCGACATCGGCGTCCGGTGAGCGGCCAGTCGCTCGCCGAAGAACTCGGGATCAGCATCCGCACGCTTTATCGCGACATCGCGACGCTTCAGGCGCAGGGCGCCGGGATCGAAGGCGAGCCCGGCGTCGGCTATGTCTTGAAGCCCGGCTTCATGCTGCCGCCTCTCATGTTCGCCGAGGAGGAGCTGGAAGCGCTGGTGCTCGGCTCGCGCTGGGTCGCCGATCGCGCCGACGAACGCCTCGGTCTCGCGGCCCGCAACGCGCTGGCGAAGATCGCGGCCGTGCTGCCGCCCGATCTGCGCGCCGACCTCGACGCGTCAACGCTGCTCGTCGGTCCCGGAGAGCGCCTCGTCCCCGACAGCGTTGACCTCGCTGTCGTCCGCAAGTCGATCCGCTCCGAGCGCAAGCTCCGGATCAGCTATCGCGACCGCGACGGCGCGCCGACGGAACGGGCGATCTGGCCTTTCGCGCTTGGCTATTTCGATCGCGTGCGCGTGGTCGTCGCCTGGTGCGAATTGCGGCAGGGTTTCCGCAATTTCCGCGCCGACCGGATAAATATCCTTGAAGCGACCGACATCCGCTATCCCCGCCGGCGGCAGGCGTTGCTGAAGGAATGGCGCGAAGCCGAGAACATCCCGCCGCCTCCGGATTGA